ACACACtcctgaagaagaggaagaagaggcagaagaggaagaagaggaagaagaggcagaagaggcagaggcagTGAAGGCGTCCTGTCGAGTTATGACGTGAAGGGCGCATCGTCTGCGGAGGGAAAGTAGCCGTTGCCGAGCTGCAGGCGCGAGGGACAtccgaggcgagaaagaagacggatCGTTGAACGGATTGGGGGGAGTGCCCCACCAAGAACAGCAACACGGCGGGCGGTTAAGCCCCGAAAACCAGAAAGGTGGGGAGTTACCCCGCGGTCGATCTGCCTTGCTCGTCTCTTCAAGGGAGGTTCCGCGCTCGTTCCCTCTCCACTCTCCGCTCTCAAGGTCACCCACGTCTCTGCCATCTTcgatctctcctctttccgtctttctctgcgtcttctccagcttctcgctgatttcttctctctggatcTCTGCTTCCACGCGTTGTTTCTGAACCTTCAGAGCCTCTGCAAGTCTCTGTAGCGAAGACGGCTGCAGAGCGTTGTGCGCGAGAACGAGAATGGCCAGAGTGGTGTTTTCCTCcagagctgcagagagatGGTCCACAGCCTCGCTCGGCAGCACGCAGTTCGCTACGTCCAGGATtctgagaaggaaacaaacagCAGAGACCGAAACACGCAGATGTGCGCCCGCAGAGAGCGCAAACCGACCTTTTCTGAAGAAACGACGGAAACAGTGGATCCAGAGGAGAAGCCCGCGGGCAAAAcgaacgcgaggcgccggcgaaacgagcaaggagaaaagggcCAAGAAAGGACGTTTCGTATCACACCCAGAGTAGTCGACACAACGACGGCCCCGTCAGGTCACTACGGAACGCATATTTGTACACCTCCGAAATGTGTATActcatatatacatatatatacatatatataagttCTAggtctatatatatgcatacgtaAATGCCCATGCATATACGTGTGATCTTGGGTTGACGGTTCAAACAAGAGTGTCTAtgattatatatatagacatatagACACAAATATATGCAGACGCAAATTTGGTTTTCACGCCTACAGCTACATGCACAGATGAATATCCGTACTCATATGTACAAGGTTCCGATGTGCGCATATAGGaatatagacatatatatacgtaaaCGTATGTGTATTGGGGTTTACCCTTCAGTTATtgacgtatatatatatatatatatatatatatatatatataagcaaGAACATTTATGTGACCAGAGCAGTGAGGgagttttctttcttcgtgaAAGGTTACCTAATCGTTCGATTGGTCAGAAGGAGCTCGGCGAGCGGGAGGGCTTCTTGAAGATCGTTGCATGCGATGTTCAACTCTTCGAGGTGACAGGCTGGAGAGGCCAGGCCTTcgcagaggcgccggagcCCCACAGCCGTCATGCCGTTTCCTGCACAAATCAAGGAAAACGGGGATTTTTCGAGTaaaagaaacgggagacgcgTCACACGTCCTAAGCAGGAGGACAAGTGTCGCAACTGGCGAAAACAAGTGGAATCTTCTGTCCCTGTCGGAGAGCCTTCCCCACACGCAGATCACGGGCTGCAAAAATCAGAAGCGAACATTCGTCGAGTCATTCCATTCGTATCTGCGAGGGGAGGCatcgagagaaggacgaggcggaggaaggggaaaggagagagacagggaaaggaaaaggggaaaggggaaagaaggaaaggcggcaGCGGTTTCACTgttggctgcatgcacgaagcACATAATCCTCTCCAACCCCGTAAGACGAAGGCGATTGTAAATCTCCCAGCGTTTGTGGtgtcgcctccccccccccccccggttGTGGGCGCCGCCTTCTGAAAGTAACGCCCTTGGGGAAGAGGTTCTGTCCTACCGGCGCACGCGAGGGATCGCAGCGAGGAAGTCACTTTCAGAGCCTCCGCGAGAATGTCGACGAGCTGGTCCGCGTACTGAACCATCCCGGCAGGTTCCGCGGCCTCGGTGCCCTCAAAGTCAGCGAAGGACCACGTGCAGTAGGACAAGTTCAACTCTTGCAGCGTTCCTGAAAACGAGCGGGGACAACCCCTGCTGCTTCCGATGCACTCCGGTccacgagagaaaacctTCCGGAGAGATCGACACAGGGCTGACGCGCGTCTGGATATGTACATGTGGACCTACACACAGAGATATATAGACTTTACAGATACAGACGTCgatacacacagagacacacacgtaGAGGAggtccatatatatatatatatatatatgagtagATACAGATAGGCGCGGTGCTGTAGAGATCGACATATTTGTAAGCGTATGGGCGAATCCACAATTGTGGATAGATATACGTACGCGTATCTCTCttgatgtgcatgcataaatatatatatatatatatatatatatatacattcaCTTTTAGATATGTCTGTCAGGGGATCTGGAGgaagagtggagagacgatGCATCTCCGAAACTCAACCTCGtgcatctctctcggctCGGGTAGTTCTTTGTTCGTTTGTGGATCCAGTCCCCCgcccgtttcttttcctcgcttgaCCTGCAGAGGTGAGAAGGTGCGCAAGGCCCTCCGCGACACAAAGGACCATTTGTAAATCTCCGCCGGTGAGGCTGTTTCGGCTGCGTGTTTCCTGGTCCTCGTGCAAACAGTAGTCATCCAGTTCGTTTGTCcattcttcttcgtctctccgtttcctctggcCCCTCGGGCCAAGGTCCACGCCTCGCGTCCCGGTGGGCGAGGCACTCTCGACTCGGCCGTTCTCTTCAGAGCTCGAGTTACTGCGCCGGCCGAGCCGCGCCTTCTGCAAAGTTCGCAGCAAGTAGCCTCTGcggctcttcccttcctgcTCAGTCGAAGCCGCAGGCGGAagcggcggcttcgcgctcgagaagagagtgcgtgacgaagaggccgagTCGGGCGCAAatgcaggcgacgcagaagaagaagaggaggaagagggagaggacgaagaagaggaagaggaggaggaagaaaatgaggaagaagagaacgaggagaaagaggaggaagaaaaggagggagagagcaggTAGGGGCGATCACGGGGGTCAGGGAgtggagaaggggaagggaCGGGCGAAATATCCGCGTGGGAGAAATCGAGAGCCTTCAGAAAGGATTCAGTGGCCATGAGCGGTAGGAGGCCCGCGCAGCCTCCGCCAATGTTGCGCAGATAGAGCCGAGCGGGGCAGCTGTTGCACTTGATGGTCtgcggaaggagaaaaaaacaggcaCATGGATAGAGCGCGGCAACGCGGTGCACACATGAGGCAAAACCCTGTGTAGCACTTCACTGGGCGCACTCAacctcttcttttttgtcgGGATTGAGGCCTCCTCTTTCAGCACTCTCCTGacctctcgcgctgtcttcctcggagGCACCTGTCCCCTCCCCACGTCTTCGCGTttgtcctctcctctctttcctgccttcctctcctcgtgaCGGatcctcctttctcctctccgcacGTTTGTCCTCCGagtcctctcccctctctctctttccctctctttccgtctcgttcccttttgctttttctctggttctccgcactttttctcccttctcgcgttttttttctctgtccgtTGGTCCCTTAagttcttccgcttcgtgtCGCGTCCTGTCCGCTGACCTCTGCAATCGCGCAGCAGCCGTCGGGTCCTACAAAATTGTCGGAAACATCGAGATGGAAGACGTCGAaatctttctcctcgtccgccTCCGTGGCGCATCCCGCTTCGGGTGTCCTGACACCAAGcgcgcagtcgcctctcGGCTTTGCTACACCCTTTCTCTGAGGCGGAAGGAGATGGGAGAAGTCGGGGAAGAAcgccttcgccgctttcACTATCGACACAGACGACAGGCGATTGTGGCTCAGATTCAGAAACCGAAGATGCGGCAGACAGGGCAGACACTCCGCGAGAATGCACACGCTGTCCTGCAGAGAGGTCCCAGAAATCGCAAATCCACAAACACCGAAAAATGAAGTGAGCAAGGAAGAGGGCAACGAAACCCGGAGCCCGCAATCCCGCCCACGAAGGGAAACCACCAGGCAACCACCCCATGATCTAGACGGTCTTGTGCggtacatgtgtatgtaaCATGAATATCCACACACATAActatatatctgcatatctacgcagatatatatatatatatattcgcTAGATTCAAGACCTTATATGTATGAGTATGAAACTCGTTGAAGCGTGCGGCGCTCCGGCACTAGGAATGCTGGATCTGAAGGAGTCGTTGATTTTGATTTCAAGATGCAGGAGGTTCTCCGTTGCTTTTCGTTACAGAAGGCAGGCATCGCTCAAAACGCAAATGGAAAGGGGGCAAGGCTGGCCTTCTGTTTTCGTTCCGCTGGTCTTTCTTTCAGGTGGCGACACCGGAACCGCGGGGAAAATACGAACTCCTTAGGCGCGACAGACAGCGATTCCAGGGAGTGGGGGGAAATCCTCCGCACAAAAGATCCGGCAGCGCTTTCTACGTTCTCTCTGCCAAGCATCTTTGCCAGCGATGCTTTTTTCGATCTTTCGCGTGCTGCTCGGCAGAGGCTGGCGAGGGACGATTCATGGACAGgtgcgctttctctgcttcatGCGCCCCTTTCGCGCACTTGGGAAGCCAAGACGTCAGTTGTTCACGGGCAATCGGTGATGCGACCCGACTCTTGGGAAGTAACTTACATCTGTTAGTCGATTATCCGAGAGATCAATAACCCTGAGAAACGTCGATCTGAGCATGCAGGAAACAAGAATAGCGAGGCCATCGTCGTTCAGGCCTACGCCGCTAAGCGCAACCCCCACAATGTCCCTGTCTTCGggttcttctcgttccttgCTATTTGCTTCTCCCCGGTCTGTTTCTCCACCCTGATCTAGCGCGTCTGTTCGTGCCGTCTTGTCTGCCgaagcgccttctcgtccgccgtcacctcgctctttcgctgccctctctctctcctgcatgcgACGTGCGCGGGCTCGGTACCGCTCGGCtgcgcgcgcatgcaagctGGCCACAAAGTGGGAAACGTCTTCCTCGGTCAGCGTGGGCGAGCGCGAAACTAGCAGGCCGTTCTTGCACGTTTCCACACGCAGCGTATCCGAAGGGAGAACATGTAGAGGCGGGGGATCCAGAACTAGAGACGCCAATGCGCCCGCGTCGTCTACCTGCGCACCCACGCTGTCCTGTgcagctgtacgtacacccggaTCGGGGGTCGCGCAGACGGGATTCGACACTTGAACGCAGCCGAcaggcgccgcctctcttcttggcATTGCTACAGCTACTATaggcgccgaagaagacgagggggggggaaagggaagcgcCAGCGCCTGGTTTGGGGTACACatgagggagaagacggagagaaagttggggtgaagaggaaaaaggaggagagaaaagagtgcGGGAtgaaagacggcgagggatCCGCGCTGACGAGAAGGATGCGCGGTGGCGGCAAAATGCCCTGTGGCGAAAACAAACGTGAGGACAGTCGCAAGTGATGGGAtgggaacggaagagaggtacgtggacgagaggaaggcagagactACGTAGTAGAGAACGGCTTAAGGAAAGGGGGGACGGcaggacagaagaaacggggaaggcgaaaagagaaaaacgggaggcgcggcggcacCTCGAAGTCGATGGGCACGAGAGGGCgacaagaggagagagcaaaagGCGCTCGCAGAGCAAAGAAACTGAGTCTCCTGCCTCGACACACGGCGCGCCGCTCCTGACGGTTTCCGCCCCTACACGCGAATGAATGACTGCttccgagagaaggcgacgcaggcacgCACCCGCTCGGGGAAGGTGATCATTGGAGGCCTGAGGGTCTCAGCCGATTCtgctggagaaaaaaagcagagTAGATGGGGAAAGTCGTAGGCACATGTTTTCCCGTTCGATTTAAACACGTGCGGCGGATGGGGTCAAGGCGTcggcgcagctgctggaCTTGCGCAACCTCCCTGCAAGCTGCAGGGCCATCAACTTTGGCCAGTTACCAGAAGCGGATATCGGCGACACACCTCGTgagacggaagcagagaaagaggccaGGAAAAGCACGGGGAGATTGTGGATGCCTAAAAAGCTACTCCATGTACACGAACGCGGCAAAAGGGAAGCGGCAAGAGTCTGAAGGCTCGAATTGACCCGTCGaaaatgcatgcgcgagTCATTCGCCCGGCCTTCGCGGGGAAGTTCCAGCTAACGTTCCTTGTTTGCAAGTCGCAAAAGGGTCGGAATTACGCCTAGAACAAACAAGAAACAATGCTGACGGATTTTTCGAGAAGCATCGATAGAACAGAAACCCCTACTGGCGAACGGCGCACGACACGGTTCGTGAGGCGAATGCGGCCGCGAAAAGGAACACACAGCTACAGAGTGCAGGGTAAGAGCAGTCGAGAGGGCTgtgaagagacaccggaagcAGAAAAGCTGCGTTGTCTTGGTTTGCCGAAGAAAACACATTTGCTTGCTGGCACAAACGATGTGACGAAGCAACCGAACTGCGACAAGGTCCGCAATTGCGCGCTTGCGAAATGTCGcaaatggagagaaggctgGTCAGGATCGATGTTCTCGCTCGGTGTCCCGTTCTGGCGGAACTGGTCGAAAAGCAAGTGAAGGATCGAGCGCTGCCGCAAGATGAGCACTCGCAAGCTTTTCAATTTTCTCGAGGATGTGCAGCAGGTCTGTGCACTAGTTACCGGGGGTTAGTGTTCATTTACCTTGTCTATCGTGTGTCAGCGTCTGTACCCTTCATGGATGCCAACAAGTCCATTCTAGCTGCGGCGTCGTCCCCGGGGGGTCTTCCGTTGTGTAGCGTTCACACACCAGTCCAGCCGATGGAGTGTGACGAGATCTACTGCGATGTTCGTTTTGTAGACGCGTTGTGAGTCTGAAACAACTTACCGGTTAGGTTCTTTCTGCGGCTCTCGGCACACAGCCCCGGTGCACTGTTTTTATATAGACACGGCACGGTCTGGTTGAAACAACTGAATTCTTGCTGCTGCTCTGGTGGCATCCTCGGTGGTGACAGGGCGCTTCCGAGTCATTCGTGTCGTGGAAGTCCTcacaaagaaaagaacaggaTGTCCAAGACACACGAGTGGAAAGATATGCAGGTAGAAGCGGTTGGCCGGTTTGCGAGTCTCTCCCCGGTACTCTATCATCTGATGTGTTGTCATGGACGCCTCAACTGTTCGAGAATCTAACAATAAAACATATTCAAGTCATCGGTAGGTTAAACGCTACTGAGATTCTGGTCTAGACTCATGTATAGTCACTCCTTTCAAATAAAATTCTTAAATGGCCGGCTATCAGCAATGTGGAAGAACGTCGGTAAGCTCTGTCGCTGGTCCCATTCTCTTCTTGTGAGCCAGAACAACGGATAAACGGTCTTTCCCCTGTCGAAGTTCCCACTCCAGCTCCACTGGCTGTCCGGTGTGACATCGCCGTGAACATCTCGTGGAGCGGGGTGGTAATGGTATACGGGGTGTAGTGCTCAACAAGAGACGTGCCATCGAAAAAAGCGTCGAGCAACACCAGTGGCTGTGTAAACATATGAGAATCCAGTTAACATGCCGTTTCCGAACTGCTGAGATGGGATCAGTAGTGTAGGATGTGTTCGACTGCCGCGATAAACCACCGCCGCTTTCGGGGTGCGAAATTCGTGGCGTTGGAGTCGGGCTTCAGGCGATTCCGCTGGTCTCCTGCATCAGCAATGATATCACTCACTCGCGGCGATCATCAGTCGATAGAGTTATTCCTGCTTTGCTCAGTCCGGGCTTTTGCATAAAAGCGTGTTTCGATGTTTTTGATTAGCGAAATGTACGGCCAGCCACAGCCAGATTGGCTCCGTCAACTAGAGACCCGACCCATAATaagcgaaaagaagcggaCTGCACGCCGGTCGTAGTTTAGGTTCCTGGCGTTCTGTCGCTGTACTGATCCACCAGCATCGTCACTCAAAATGTGTTTTTCCGACTTTCGTGTCATTCGTGTTGCCGTTGCCAGTACATCTCAAACGGGCTTATCTACCCTGGACGAACAGGACTGAAGTGTCAAGTGAAAACTTAGTCCTCCCTGCAGCATCACAAGGAGGAAGCCAGGCGAACACGTCATGGGTGCACAAAGCACACACCATTAGCAACAAGGCCAAAGCGGCATCCACCTCCCGTGTTCCTTCCTCATTTTACTTGGCAATGCCTCGGGTGCTGTGTTCTGAAGGATTTCAGACGCTGCGAGGATAGCACGCTACAACTGCAAAATTTTTTTCACCCATATATAAAAACCGTTCTTCACTGGTTCGTGTCatgcggagaagagcggatCTAGAATGCTCACAGACGGGTAACAAGTCTGATACACGAAGAGACAAGGTACCCCTGCGTCAAGCAAGTGTTTCTGAATCGCTGAAACCGTAGGCAAAGTCAATGAACTATGGTGtcacggagaaggaaggtgTACCCCGTGCGTCACATCACGTGAAAAATCCTGTCGCTGCGCACACAAAAGCAAAGTGGCAGTAGGGTCCGATGAAACGCTGCGTGCCATAGGTCCGTTTTACGCAAGAGAGCTAGAATATCCCCAGGCGGTGATCTTGATCAAGCACCGGCGGCATGGATGATGGCCTCTCCATGGGTCCTTGGTGCGCTGGCCTGTGGCCAGTCCGGATCATACAGATTGAAGTTAAAGCACACCTTCATCCTCAGGAGCATCGACTGCGAAATCAGGGAGAAACACCATTTCGTCATCGAAACGCGTCTTGCTTGAACGGGCTCGGCTTCATTCCGCTGTTACAAAGGTGGATCGCAAGGCCCCATGTCACTGTGTTCCAGTACTTGTCTTTTCCGCATTGGCGGAAGTTGACGCTTTCCCTTTCTGGTCGCCGATTACTCGCCATGTTCAAGCTTGGCTTTTCCCTATGACGCAGCGCAGGGATTCCACTGGGGCTCTGTCCTCCCGAATGTGCCACCCGCCGGGCGCTGCTTTCGACCTGGAGGCTGTCCCGGATGGTGACCGGCTGCGGGCTGCCCCGCCTGTCACGCACAGACCTGGCCTGAAGATGTCCCTGATGGCTTCCGGCCTGGTTCCAGTTGACACACTGGCTTAACAGGACACGATGGCGCGGTGTGTGGGTTTAGTTTCAATGAAGTTACAACCTGTCAAAGGATAGTCTCTCGGCATCCCGCCGCTGGGTTGCTGCCACTGCCTCTTGGCCGTTTCTTCACAGCTGTCGCGTCCGCAAATTCGCTACCGCAGGCGAAAAGAGTCACAGTCTGGTGTTGCTGTCGCGGGTACGGATTTTCGCTTCTATGTCAGCCCGCTGGGCTATGACCGCCGTGCCGTACGGCGCCACAATCCTACACCGCCCTCCCCACGCGGCTAAAAAAGGGTGGAGGAAGCGGACGACCCCACGGGTTTGTCGTTCCTCTTACAGTACAACAAGTTCGAGAACCGCTGCGCTCACCCGCGGCGGCTGCACGCCTCCTGTTGCTATGCCGACGTCAAGCAAGAGCTGGTAACATGAGGCGGCACCCCCCCTCGAGGGGACGGGGCGATGACGGTCACCtgctgtcgtcttccttgGTGTTGTCTATCAtactctcctcttctttttttccctccgCTGTactttcgctctcctctggTATCGGTGCCGCCGCCGCACGGGAACGCCGATGCGGGCGCTGCTCCAAGAACCGGTGTAACCATGGGTGCTTGGGGTAGGGTGTTGGCGCTGGGTCCGTACTGCCGTGTTcacgcttctctccgcggcgcgcccctgcgtctcttcccggcGGCGCTGGCTCTGGACGATTTTCGCCTGATCCTCGTGGCGTCACCGTCCCTGCGCCAGCAGGCACCCGTAAGAGCCCGGgggttttcgtctttccgcctctgcctgGGTCACGCGGCTCTCCACGGCGAGGTCTGGAGCCTCCTCCTGGCGCCTGTGTAATCAAGCCAACACGTTGGCGTGGTTTCGCTCCACTTACACCAGGAGGCACCCATGGAGGTGCACGCGGACTAGGCACGCTGCCATCGAATCTTCCACCCGGCTGCCGTCTAGGCGTATCCCGTGAGCCGCTGGCCCCACCGTCTCCCCTTGGCGTCGCGCTTAGCTGCTGTGCACGAGAGTTCGGAGGCGGTGGGACAGGAGCCATCCATGTAGGCGAACCAGGCGGCCCGCTGCTGCTACCACTTGCCGggtgcgtctcctctccacgtcGCGCGCCTGACTTGCTCGCCCCACTGTCTCCcccttgcgtctctcttAGCAGCTGTGCACGAGGGATCGGACTCGGTAAGACAGGAGCCATCCATGTAGGCGAACCAGGCGGCCCGCTGCTGCTACCACTTGCCGggtgcgtctcctctccacgtcGCGCGCCTGACTTGCTCGCCCCACTGTCTCCcccttgcgtctctcttAGCAGCTGTGCACGAGGGATCGGACTCGGTAAGACAGGAGCCATCCATGTAGGCGAACCAGGCGACCCGCTGCTGCTACCGCTTGCCGGGTGCGTCACCGGTTCACCTGTCTTCTTGGTGACGGGGTCGTCCTCACCTTGCGTGGCTGGCATTGAAAACCCGGCAGGTGCATGAGGGCTCAATGGCCCAGGTGTGGAATGGCTCGGCTGCTTTTCTGTTCCCTCGCTGCCTATCGGAGGGACTGATGTTCCACTGCTACCCGCAGTGGACTCTGTTTCACCGTGTCCCCAAAAAGGATCGTGGAATCCCGCCTGCGGTGCGTCACTGTCATTGCCGCTACTACCAGACACAGCGGTCCATTCGCCACTTGTCTCCAAGGGTGCGGATGTGCCGGAGCCAGATTTGGAAGGAGTGGATAGGCCATCGCCATCTTGACCTGTTAGGAGATACGCTTGCAACACTGGAACTGCGGTGGCACCCGCTGCAGAAGTAGAGCCTGAAGACGCCTTGCTAGTAGAAGCGGTTTCTGGCAACTCTTCTGGTTGACTGCCTTCCTCGGGAGGAACCTCCTCACGCGGATGCTTGCGGGCACGTCTAAAAACGGAATACCCTACGAGGAGAACAGCAACGATCGAGCAGATAGCTCGAATCGGAATTGCATATCGCTTGAGAGCCCCATGCACCCTTTTCACCAGTTTTTTCTTTAACGAGGTCTTGGCGCTACCGGCACCGCTGACATGAGCCACAGAACCCGAGGCGGGGTATCCGTCGGGGCCGCGCGTCTCGACAACAGCCACGGCTTCCGCAGGGGAATCATGCGGCGATATGGCATGAATCCAGAACCCCAGCAGTCCCGCCACCCACAACAACTGCGCAAACCGAAATCTGACTTCCATCGCGACATGCCACCAAAGAACTGCAGCGCAGTACAAGAACGGGTGAACGGCTCGCGACCGACATCAAGCATCCCAGCTGCTGATACGTAGCGATGGGGTGCTTCCGAAGCTGCTGGGGAATCTCGTGACCTGAAgggtcttcttctctctgcaggagTCAAGCGGTCAGCTGTTTGCTCATTCATACAAGACCTCCCGTAGATATATGGCGCGGTGCGTAAGTCTGACATTCCAGGCAGGCTAAGTGATCGATGATCCGTCTGCAGGAGTGATGTTCACAGAAGTTACACGGCACATACGCGAGAGTGCTTCGCCTGTGTACGTATTATTAGAACTTGGGCCACACGTAAACGAACCTCTAGAGAATGATACAGCTACAAATAAATTCGGTTCGACGTCTGCAGAATGGATCATTATAACACACAACTGTAACGGTACCTGAGGTTGGCTACAGTGGGATTCGAAAACACGGCTTGCCCCTCTCTACAGGTGCGGGCAGTCTCCGCCGACCGAGACCGGTGTTCAAGATTCGGCCACGGTCCGTTCCGGAACCCCTGACTGGACCTCCGACGCCCAGAGACACACGGTGCGTCGCTAGCTCACAAGGCTCAGCGTTGGGGGGGAACGGGTTCGGTTTGTGTGGGGGTCAGTTGAACTATGCCTTGCGCGTGACCAGGCCGTTTTCCGTTTTACCGTGTTGCACTCCTTCGGAGGCGTGGACTGGCGGAGGCTGCAGACGCGGGTAGCTCCGCCCAAAGCTACGGCGTgtccggcgtcttctccggcgaTTCTGATTGTCAATGTACAAACACCCCACAGTGTCAAACTCTTCGTTCCTGACAGAACGGAGCAGCAACAGGAGATGCACACGTCTTACTGCGGCGCACCCCGTCGCTGGTCCTCCCCCGGGCCAACGTAAACAACGCGGGCCTCGTGTGCGAGGCAACGTCAAGGGCATCCAAGAGACGAGGTGGGGCCACGCCGAGGGATCGCGTTATCAAGGGACCAAGGTGAGGGCGGGCGGCAAAGGCCTAATTTCACATTGTTGGAATTTGAAATACCACTGGGAATATTGCTGCTCCTAGAAATCGAGAAACGGGCAAACTCTTCAAACGGGTTCGTACCAAGACTGAAAGAGACACGGGAAGTCCAATCCTGCTCCAGGATGCCCCGGGAACGAGGTTTTCCCGCTCCCATTGCTGGCTAGGTGACTTGACAGAGCACACAGCCTTCACGTCACTCCAGTCCACGTTACCATCACACTCCCACATGCTCTCACCAAGTCgaaagcaaaagaagaaTTCTGGGAGCAAACGTGAGGGACACCGCAGACGGACCCAAAACGAGGGCTGTGGCCAgatctcgctttttttccacGTTCTGCTGATTCGAACCGTCCGAAAGAGTGACGGGTGTACCCAGcaagacgaagcgaaggaacTTCCTCTGCGACACAGGGTCGCACAAAAGCGAATCGGACAAATTGAGAAGTTCTCGTCCCGGCTTCACCCGGGAGGCAACTCGCTTGTTgttccctttcccctctcaCTAAGTCGGTATGGGCTGTACGTCTGATAACTTTCATTTGGTCGACAGCTACCAAGTCATGTATACAAGCGCTTCAACGTTGAAGGCCCCGCGCTAGCGTTCCCCGTGTTCTCCAAATGCCATTAAGCCACTTCTGTCTACGGGAGTCTTCCTGAAcagtctccgtctctgttcttccttttgaattgcttcttcctctgccctTCATCCCCattcgtcgtcctcgttccCGTTCTACTCGGTtccctgttcctctccttttctgcctgccTCCCATGTCCAATCTCACGgtgccttctttttctgcatcCATCGCTCCTGACGGTGCGTGCCACCGGTACAACTGCCAGCAGCCATGATGGAATTCGCTGCCTGCTGCGCTGACAAAAACTAATTCGTGCCCCTGCGGCGTACCACGTAATAGTCAGACGAGAACTCCCTCCGCATACCACGC
This sequence is a window from Neospora caninum Liverpool complete genome, chromosome V. Protein-coding genes within it:
- a CDS encoding putative leucine rich repeat protein; protein product: MPRREAAPVGCVQVSNPVCATPDPGVRTAAQDSVGAQVDDAGALASLVLDPPPLHVLPSDTLRVETCKNGLLVSRSPTLTEEDVSHFVASLHARAAERYRARARRMQERERAAKERGDGGREGASADKTARTDALDQGGETDRGEANSKEREEPEDRDIVGVALSGVGLNDDGLAILVSCMLRSTFLRVIDLSDNRLTDDSVCILAECLPCLPHLRFLNLSHNRLSSVSIVKAAKAFFPDFSHLLPPQRKGVAKPRGDCALGVRTPEAGCATEADEEKDFDVFHLDVSDNFVGPDGCCAIAETIKCNSCPARLYLRNIGGGCAGLLPLMATESFLKALDFSHADISPVPSPSPLPDPRDRPYLLSPSFSSSSFSSFSSSSFSSSSSSSSSSSPSSSSSSSASPAFAPDSASSSRTLFSSAKPPLPPAASTEQEGKSRRGYLLRTLQKARLGRRSNSSSEENGRVESASPTGTRGVDLGPRGQRKRRDEEEWTNELDDYCLHEDQETRSRNSLTGGDLQMVLCVAEGLAHLLTSAGTLQELNLSYCTWSFADFEGTEAAEPAGMVQYADQLVDILAEALKVTSSLRSLACAGNGMTAVGLRRLCEGLASPACHLEELNIACNDLQEALPLAELLLTNRTIRILDVANCVLPSEAVDHLSAALEENTTLAILVLAHNALQPSSLQRLAEALKVQKQRVEAEIQREEISEKLEKTQRKTERGEIEDGRDVGDLESGEWRGNERGTSLEETSKADRPRGNSPPFWFSGLNRPPCCCSWWGTPPNPFNDPSSFSPRMSLAPAARQRLLSLRRRCALHVITRQDAFTASASSASSSSSSSSASSSSSSGVCQPHDSTALRPLAAALPELAHLLFLDVSSCSMDVPTVELFRSAIASRVSPLPSFSPASSFPLAFPYTLCIRGLPLTAIRLDEDEESVEGEDLAERDTPQHSHPSTTSRLDPASSRSSPSSPSSQFSSSPLSSLPDRAAETTGIGARGGTGVESLALSVSRDAAGAISEDPNQLNAPNAAAASVWGTAARGGLANSEPGGDVARGEANLLFPVGSRSVSASRHAEERGGTCQPSADALENEQRLLSLYSHELSPILPPHQQEQLKELEELHAQQIRLQKRREELEKNLLSQLGAEDPEGEAGCVPPLQDPVDWLHTPSEPEGEEPGGDGENRK
- a CDS encoding putative proline-rich protein; the encoded protein is MEVRFRFAQLLWVAGLLGFWIHAISPHDSPAEAVAVVETRGPDGYPASGSVAHVSGAGSAKTSLKKKLVKRVHGALKRYAIPIRAICSIVAVLLVGYSVFRRARKHPREEVPPEEGSQPEELPETASTSKASSGSTSAAGATAVPVLQAYLLTGQDGDGLSTPSKSGSGTSAPLETSGEWTAVSGSSGNDSDAPQAGFHDPFWGHGETESTAGSSGTSVPPIGSEGTEKQPSHSTPGPLSPHAPAGFSMPATQGEDDPVTKKTGEPVTHPASGSSSGSPGSPTWMAPVLPSPIPRAQLLRETQGGDSGASKSGARRGEETHPASGSSSGPPGSPTWMAPVLPSPIPRAQLLRETQGGDSGASKSGARRGEETHPASGSSSGPPGSPTWMAPVPPPPNSRAQQLSATPRGDGGASGSRDTPRRQPGGRFDGSVPSPRAPPWVPPGVSGAKPRQRVGLITQAPGGGSRPRRGEPRDPGRGGKTKTPGLLRVPAGAGTVTPRGSGENRPEPAPPGRDAGARRGEKREHGSTDPAPTPYPKHPWLHRFLEQRPHRRSRAAAAPIPEESESTAEGKKEEESMIDNTKEDDSR